The sequence below is a genomic window from Sphingobacterium sp. ML3W.
TTCCCGAGTGAAGAAAGCTTTTATACGTTTATAGAACCTGCTTTATGTTTGTTTACTGAGGAAACCAATTACCACAATTCGCCCTCACCATTTGGGATCAAGATGGCGGATCGTTTGACTGGAAAACCCATCCATTTGGATATTTCGGATTTACCGATGAAACGTGGGATTATCACCAATCGGAACAAATTTATTTTGGGTCCCTCGGGTTCGGGAAAATCCTTTTTTACCAACCACATGGTACGTCAATATTACGAGCAAGGCGCTCACGTTTTGCTTGTTGATACAGGTAATTCTTATCAAGGATTATGTGAACTCATTAAAGGAAAAACCAAAGGAGAAGACGGTGTGTATTTCACTTATACCGAAGACAACCCAATTGCCTTTAATCCATTTTATACCGATGATGGCGTGTTCGACATCGAGAAAAGAGAAAGTATCAAAACTTTGGTATTGACCCTTTGGAAACGTGACGATGAACCACCAACTCGTTCAGAAGAAGTGGCGTTGTCCAATGCCGTAAGTGGTTATATCGACCGTATTAAACAGTACAGTGAATTCCCTTCTTTCAATGGTTTTTATGACTATGTAAAAGGAGATTACCGCAAGGTATTGGAAGAAAAACAAGTTCGTGAAAAAGACTTTGATATCGCCAATTTCCTCAACGTACTCGAACCTTATTACAAAGGTGGTGAATATGATTACCTACTGAATTCCGACAAACAACTGGATCTACTTTCTAAACGCTTCATTGTCTTTGAGATTGATGCGATAAAAGACCACAAAATTCTATTTCCCATCGTGACCATCATTATTATGGAGGTCTTCATCAACAAGATGAGAAGACTAAAGGGTATTCGTAAACTCATCCTGATTGAAGAAGCTTGGAAAGCCATTGCCAAAGAAGGAATGGCGGAATACATAAAGTACCTTTTTAAAACCGTTCGAAAGTTTTTCGGTGAAGCCATTGTGGTAACACAGGAAGTGGATGACATCATCCAATCGCCCATTGTGAAAGAAAGTATCATCAATAATTCCGATTGTAAAATCCTGCTTGACCAACGTAAGTACATGAACAAGTTCGATGATATACAGGCAATGTTGGGGCTAACCGACAAAGAGAAAGCACAGGTACTTTCCATCAATATGAACAATGATCCTTCACGGCTTTACAAAGAAGTTTGGATAGGCTTAGGTGGTACACACTCGGCAGTCTATGCTACCGAAGTTAGTATGGAGGAATATCTCGCATACACCACCGAAGAAACCGAAAAAATGGAAGTGATGCAATTAGCTTCCGAATTGGACGGCAATGTAGAACTCGCCATTAAGCATATCGCGATCGAGCGACGTGATAAATCAAATCAGTAACAATTTCAAATTTTAAAACAATGAAAAAAATCATGTATCTGGTGTGTACGGCACTTATGCTTGCCGTAGCACCATCAGCGAAAGCGCAATTTGTAGTCACCGATCCAGCAAATCTGGCATCGGGTATTCTTAACAGTGCCAATGAAATCATACAGACTTCATCCACCGTATCCAATGTCGTTAAAAACTTCAAAGAAGTGGAAAAGATGTACAATCAGGGTAAAGAATATTACGACAAACTACAGGCGGTAAACAATCTGGTAAAAGATGCTCGTAAGGTACAACAGACCGTACTCCTAGTGGGCAACGTGTCCGAAATGTACGTTCAGAATTTCGGTAAAATGATGAACGACCCGAACTTTTCTCCGCAGGAGTTGGCAGCTATCGCCAACGGCTATTCCGCATTGCTGAATGAAAGTACCGAGCTATTGAAAGAGCTCAAACAAATCGTATCGTCATCAAGCCTGTCGCTAAATGACAAAGAGCGTATGGATATTATTGATAAAGTGTATAAAGAAGTAAAAGAATATCACAGTCTGGTACGCTACTACACCAATAAAAATATCTCCGTAAGTTTTTTAAGAGCGAAAAAACAGAACAATACCAAAAGAGTATTGGAGCTGTACGGAACTTCAAATCAAAAATACTGGTAGTTATGGAATTCAATAATCTTCACGAAGTCCTACGTTCCTTGTATGATGAGATGATGCCATTATCCGCCGATATGGCGGCAGTAGCCAAAGGCGTAGCCGGCTTGGGAGCTTTGTTCTATGTTGCCATAAAAGTATGGCAGGCACTTAGCCGAGCAGAACCAATCGACATGTATCCGTTGTTACGCCCGTTTGCTTTGGGACTTTGCATTATGTTTTTTCCAACGATGGTTCTGGGAACCATTAATGCCGTGCTAAGCCCGGTCGTTACGGGAACCCATGCCATTCTTGAAAATCAGGTGCTTGACCTTAATGATTTACAGACTAAAAAAGACCTATTGGAACGGGAAGCGATGTTGCGAAATCCAGAAACCGCTTACCTCGTAAGCGATGAGGAGTTCGATAAAAAACTCGAAGAATTGGGTTGGTCGCCTTCCGATTTGGCTACGATGTCGGGAATGTACATCGAACGTGGTATGCACAGTATGGAACAAAG
It includes:
- a CDS encoding DUF4141 domain-containing protein → MKKIMYLVCTALMLAVAPSAKAQFVVTDPANLASGILNSANEIIQTSSTVSNVVKNFKEVEKMYNQGKEYYDKLQAVNNLVKDARKVQQTVLLVGNVSEMYVQNFGKMMNDPNFSPQELAAIANGYSALLNESTELLKELKQIVSSSSLSLNDKERMDIIDKVYKEVKEYHSLVRYYTNKNISVSFLRAKKQNNTKRVLELYGTSNQKYW
- a CDS encoding TraG family conjugative transposon ATPase; translation: MRNVSKTTTLENKFPLLAVENNCILSKDADITACFEVRLPELFTVASAEYEAIHSAWHKAIKTLPDFTVVHKQDWYIKENYAPDLAKEDQSFLAKSYQRHFNERPFLNHYCYLFLTKTTKDRMRMQSNFSSLCKGALIPKEIRDKEAIHRFMEVVTQFERIVNDSGFVNLKRLTEDDIIGTDEKQGLLEQYLTLSRETGTPMQDIALGAEEVRIGNKRLSLHTLSDTDDLPTAVSADTRFEKLSTDRSDCRLSFAAPVGLLLSCNHIYNQYLFLDNSEANLQKFEKTARNMHSLARYSRANQINKEWIEKYLNEAHSFGLSSIRAHFNIMAWSEDPAELKQLKNDCGSALALMECKPRHNTTDVATLYWAGMPGNAGDFPSEESFYTFIEPALCLFTEETNYHNSPSPFGIKMADRLTGKPIHLDISDLPMKRGIITNRNKFILGPSGSGKSFFTNHMVRQYYEQGAHVLLVDTGNSYQGLCELIKGKTKGEDGVYFTYTEDNPIAFNPFYTDDGVFDIEKRESIKTLVLTLWKRDDEPPTRSEEVALSNAVSGYIDRIKQYSEFPSFNGFYDYVKGDYRKVLEEKQVREKDFDIANFLNVLEPYYKGGEYDYLLNSDKQLDLLSKRFIVFEIDAIKDHKILFPIVTIIIMEVFINKMRRLKGIRKLILIEEAWKAIAKEGMAEYIKYLFKTVRKFFGEAIVVTQEVDDIIQSPIVKESIINNSDCKILLDQRKYMNKFDDIQAMLGLTDKEKAQVLSINMNNDPSRLYKEVWIGLGGTHSAVYATEVSMEEYLAYTTEETEKMEVMQLASELDGNVELAIKHIAIERRDKSNQ